From Paraflavitalea devenefica, the proteins below share one genomic window:
- a CDS encoding RNA recognition motif domain-containing protein, producing MNIYVSNLSFNVQDEDLREFFAPYGEVTSAKIITDRETGTSRGFGFVEMSDDAASKKAIAELDGATVEGRTIKVMEAKPKEDRPRSNNPFRNSGGGGGYNNGNSYNKNRY from the coding sequence ATGAACATTTACGTTTCAAACTTAAGTTTCAACGTGCAGGATGAAGACTTAAGGGAATTTTTTGCTCCTTATGGAGAAGTAACTTCAGCCAAAATTATTACCGACAGGGAAACCGGCACCTCCCGTGGATTTGGATTTGTGGAAATGTCCGATGACGCAGCCTCTAAGAAGGCTATTGCTGAATTGGATGGCGCTACGGTAGAAGGCAGGACCATCAAAGTAATGGAAGCCAAGCCAAAAGAAGACAGGCCCCGCAGTAACAACCCTTTCCGCAACAGTGGCGGCGGCGGTGGTTACAACAATGGTAACAGCTACAATAAGAACAGGTATTAA
- a CDS encoding alpha/beta fold hydrolase — protein MKTLVLFALLLIGLSISSFAQGYVPRIEPCDCMIKTAPGLITRCGYLVVPENRQKPGGRTIKVPFVFARKPGMDSTKNVLLYTTGGPGYSTIGNFDSLRYNSDFFQFGGFLIFDQRGTKKSQPCLDCPEVATAVKRAYRENLSKDSLQLIAVKECRKRLAAQGIDLSAYTTIESAADINDLRKALKLDSLRLFGISYSGGLMLTVARNHPEAVKALFLNSPLPGYVNYEEHALFSFNEALNKVFDNCETDSTHDPRYAGLRERFRQYFTAIAGKRFSIRYLEKGSTDTLTIQYTKNELIDAVIDRINNWQLKTVPFVMNELINGNHAPYVKEKLNGIFNDNNSLSAGMRYSIYCSEQIAYANKALVKKQDTLLPWLAGHPFNNVNHAICDCWQVKPEPPVAKTPVYSNVPALLAAGDADPWCPPFYNRLIQRTMPNAQVLIVHNNGHGARVAMKGIDFVKLFFEAPYKKLVSPFKEVMVE, from the coding sequence ATGAAAACACTTGTTCTCTTTGCCCTTCTATTGATCGGCTTAAGTATTTCCTCTTTTGCTCAGGGTTATGTACCCAGGATTGAACCCTGCGACTGTATGATCAAAACAGCACCGGGATTGATCACCCGCTGTGGTTACCTGGTGGTGCCGGAGAACCGGCAGAAGCCGGGCGGCCGCACCATCAAAGTACCTTTTGTATTTGCCCGCAAGCCGGGGATGGATTCCACGAAGAATGTGCTATTGTACACGACCGGTGGCCCCGGCTATAGTACGATTGGTAATTTTGACAGCCTGCGGTATAACTCTGATTTCTTTCAGTTTGGCGGCTTCCTCATTTTTGACCAGCGGGGCACTAAAAAGTCACAGCCCTGCCTGGATTGTCCCGAAGTGGCAACAGCCGTGAAAAGGGCTTACCGGGAGAACCTCTCCAAAGACAGTCTGCAGCTAATAGCAGTAAAAGAATGCCGGAAGCGACTGGCAGCGCAGGGCATTGACCTTTCTGCTTATACTACGATCGAAAGCGCTGCTGATATTAACGACCTGCGCAAAGCGCTAAAGTTGGATTCCCTCCGGTTATTTGGCATTTCTTACAGCGGCGGACTGATGCTTACGGTAGCCCGCAACCACCCCGAAGCCGTCAAAGCATTATTCCTGAACTCTCCCCTGCCCGGTTATGTGAATTATGAAGAACATGCGTTGTTCAGTTTCAACGAAGCCCTGAATAAAGTGTTTGATAATTGCGAAACTGATTCCACGCATGATCCCCGGTATGCCGGACTAAGAGAACGGTTCCGTCAATATTTCACGGCTATTGCCGGCAAGCGCTTTAGTATACGCTATTTGGAAAAAGGGAGCACTGATACCCTTACCATCCAATACACCAAAAATGAGCTGATTGATGCAGTGATTGACCGTATTAATAACTGGCAGTTAAAAACAGTACCCTTCGTGATGAATGAACTGATCAATGGCAATCATGCGCCCTATGTGAAAGAAAAACTGAATGGCATTTTCAACGATAACAACTCATTATCCGCCGGTATGCGGTACAGTATCTATTGTTCAGAACAGATTGCGTATGCCAATAAGGCCCTGGTCAAAAAACAGGATACCCTGCTACCCTGGCTGGCGGGTCATCCTTTCAATAATGTAAACCATGCTATATGTGATTGCTGGCAGGTGAAGCCGGAACCGCCTGTTGCTAAAACACCGGTGTACTCCAACGTGCCGGCCCTGCTGGCAGCGGGGGATGCAGATCCCTGGTGCCCACCCTTCTATAACAGGCTCATTCAACGTACGATGCCCAATGCGCAGGTGCTGATCGTGCACAATAATGGTCATGGGGCCAGGGTAGCTATGAAAGGGATTGACTTTGTGAAGCTATTTTTTGAAGCGCCGTATAAGAAACTGGTGTCGCCATTTAAAGAAGTGATGGTGGAGTAG
- a CDS encoding AraC family transcriptional regulator — protein MSMVEIFDNIRKLYQFKLPCPELAAHIEFFSETSPEAMRHYVGEAPFTVKMFPSYTPTIWLNLGTPYHLKQGDQVHLVDEDTDVLLLRSAIVERRNLPTDNIFTVKFNPGGFEAIFGIPQRKIGAAVINVNEVIPDTLLHKLKRLDNFDSRMRLLESFLLDKLLHNRERLHYLQCVQDTIEAFCASGMQLNNYELASRQYMTEKTFYRYFTQVIGASPKHFFATMRARTALTDYITHKTAFSPAAYGYYDMSHFYKDVVRFTGRRITTAGL, from the coding sequence ATGAGTATGGTAGAAATCTTCGACAATATCCGGAAGCTGTACCAGTTTAAACTGCCCTGTCCTGAACTGGCGGCGCATATTGAATTTTTCTCCGAGACTTCGCCGGAGGCCATGCGTCATTATGTAGGGGAAGCCCCTTTCACAGTAAAGATGTTCCCCAGCTACACGCCTACCATCTGGCTCAATTTGGGCACTCCTTATCACCTGAAGCAGGGAGACCAGGTGCACCTGGTTGATGAAGATACCGATGTGCTATTATTAAGGAGCGCGATTGTGGAAAGACGTAACCTGCCCACCGATAATATATTCACGGTGAAGTTCAATCCCGGTGGCTTTGAAGCCATCTTCGGTATCCCCCAAAGAAAGATCGGTGCTGCTGTGATCAATGTAAACGAGGTAATCCCCGATACACTGTTGCACAAACTGAAACGGCTGGATAATTTTGACAGCAGGATGCGCTTACTGGAAAGCTTTCTACTGGACAAGCTGCTGCACAATCGCGAAAGGCTGCATTACCTGCAATGTGTGCAGGACACGATTGAGGCCTTCTGTGCATCGGGCATGCAATTGAATAACTATGAGCTGGCCAGCCGGCAATATATGACGGAGAAAACCTTCTACCGGTATTTCACCCAGGTGATTGGCGCCAGCCCCAAACATTTCTTTGCCACTATGCGGGCCAGGACAGCCCTGACTGACTATATCACCCATAAAACAGCATTTTCCCCCGCTGCTTATGGTTATTACGATATGAGCCATTTCTATAAAGATGTAGTCAGGTTTACCGGCCGGCGGATTACTACTGCCGGTTTATAA
- a CDS encoding RNA polymerase sigma factor gives MIFIKIGIAQEGHPIENQYIANNRKLLLLPPHPNNNNPVARMPDEVTLVSLAAGGDQLAYGRLYTYYYPQLYNSLSFMAQSHEDAQEIIHETFLKIWKGRDTLAFVRSFEDYAYTIAKNLLFNQLKRKKINQRVMQSLSDQSIRNTGSSPDQEYLYKQYYQTAIAAINQLSAQKQRIFLLRTQEGLSLEEIAQEMGISVSAVKKHLYAAFDSVKEALRQNTGDALVLLLLFFY, from the coding sequence TTGATATTTATAAAGATAGGGATAGCACAGGAAGGGCATCCCATAGAAAACCAGTATATTGCCAACAACCGTAAACTGCTCCTTTTGCCGCCGCACCCAAACAACAACAATCCGGTTGCCCGGATGCCCGATGAAGTTACGTTGGTAAGTCTCGCCGCCGGTGGAGACCAATTGGCATACGGCCGTCTGTATACTTACTATTATCCCCAGTTGTACAATTCGCTCTCCTTCATGGCGCAATCACATGAGGATGCACAGGAGATCATCCATGAAACCTTCCTCAAGATCTGGAAGGGCAGGGATACGCTCGCCTTTGTCCGGTCGTTCGAAGACTATGCTTATACGATCGCCAAAAACCTGCTCTTTAACCAACTCAAAAGAAAAAAGATCAACCAACGGGTCATGCAATCCCTTTCTGATCAATCCATCAGGAACACAGGCTCATCACCCGACCAGGAATACCTGTACAAGCAATATTATCAAACAGCCATTGCTGCTATCAACCAGCTCTCTGCGCAGAAGCAGCGGATATTTCTGTTGCGTACACAGGAGGGCCTGTCGCTGGAGGAGATCGCTCAGGAAATGGGCATTAGTGTTTCGGCTGTAAAAAAGCACCTGTATGCGGCCTTTGATTCGGTGAAAGAAGCCCTCCGGCAAAACACAGGCGACGCGTTGGTCCTGCTTCTATTATTTTTTTATTAA